The following DNA comes from Winogradskyella sp. PG-2.
AAGCGTCATAATTTTCTGGAAGTAATGTTAATCCTGCGGCATATTTGTGTCCACCGAATTGTTCAATATATTCTGAGCATGCCTCCAAGGCATTATAGACATCAAAACCCTTAACTGATCTCGCTGAAGCTGCAAGTTTATCTCCACTTTTAGTGAATACTAAAGTTGGTCTAAAGTAAGTTTCTGTTAATCGTGATGCTACAATTCCAATAACACCTTTGTGCCAATCTTCTCTGTAAACAACTGTTGTAAAGCCTTTCTGTTCGTTGTTTTCTTCTATTTGAATTAAAGCTTCTTCAGTAATTCGCTTATCAGTTTCGCGACGGTCTGTATTAAACTGATCAATATCTACAGCATAGGCTGCAGCTAAATTAAAATCGGTTTCTGTAAGCAATGTCACGGCATGATTTCCATGCTTCATTCTACCGGCTGCATTTATTCTTGGAGCGATAATGAATACTACATCAGTAATAGTGAGCTCATCTTTTTTTACCTCAGCTATAATAGCTTTCATTCCAGGTCTCGGTTTAGTATTAATCACCTGAAGACCAAAATAAGCTAAAGCCCTATTTTCCTCTACAATAGGAACAATATCAGCGCCAATTGCAGTAGCAACTAAATCTAGGTACTCGGTCAAATCCTCAACCGATTGTCCTTGGTTAGAAGCTAAAGCAGTAATGAGTTTAAAACCAACTCCACAACCACATAATTCTTTAAATGGATATTCGCAATCTCCTCGTTTTGGGTCTAAAACAGCAACTGCATCCGGAAGTTGATCTCCTGGTCTATGATGATCACAAATAATAAAATCAATCCCTTTTTCCTGGGCATAAGCTATTTTATCAATAGCCTTAACACCACAATCTAAAGCTATAATTAATGTAAAATCATTGTCATTTGCAAAGTCAATACCTTTATAAGAAATTCCATAACCTTCATCATAACGATCTGGAATATAAGTTGCGATAGACTCGAGTCTCGTTTTTAAATACGAAGACATCAAAGCTACAGAAGTTGTACCGTCCACATCATAATCTCCATAAACCAAAACATTTTCACCGTTAACAATCGCCTTTTCAATTCGGACAACAGCCTTATCCATATCTTTCATTAAGAATGGGTCGTGCAAATCGTCAAAACTCGGTCTAAAAAATGTTTTAGCAGATTCGTAAGTTGTTATACCACGTTGCAACAATAAAGTCGCAACAATATCATCAACTTGAAGTTCTTTTTTTAGTGCTTCAACTTTTAAAGGGTCTGGTTTTGGCTTTAACGTCCAGTGCATATATAAAATGAAAAAATGGATTAATTGATTTTAGAAAAATAGCGATAGTTATTTTTATAACTCGCTTTAAAGTGAAAAATCTTTAATCGTGAACTTTAAAATGATAATAATATACGACTAGTTTAAGTCATTAGTTTCAAACTTAAATGTTCTATATCCTACAATAACATTTTCGCTATGAGTTGTTGCTGCGTTATATACACCCGCTTTGAGGTAGTATCCATTAGCAATACCATTGTCGGTAACCCAATTGGTTGAAGTCTCTGGTTGAAATGATTCATCCAGAATTACAGTGTCATCTTGTAGTACTGTGATATTCACAGAGCCATTATCTTTCACTAAGATAACCTTCAATGGGAATAAGCTATAATCTTGTCCATTTAAGAACGAAAAATCAGTTTTACTGAAGGTTGTCTGACTTGAACTTACTTCTGGGTCTTTTCGTATTACTGTTTCTAATTTATCGTCATGGATTTCTAATCTAAAGAATGGTTTATTAGAACTACCACCTCTATTGTGCAACTGAGCAATAGTAAAACCGCCATCTGGAATATCATAATATAAGGCTTCAAATTCAATTTTTGAATAGGATGTTAAAGGTCCTTCAGAAATTTGCTTAAACTCAGCGCGTCTCCCTTTTTGTGGTTGACAGGCTAGGTTTAGTTCAACCTCGTCAGCATTCATATAAAAATAGGGGTCATTAGGTAATGAATTAGCAAAAACATCCGTTAGCGCATCTTGATCTGTATCACATGGTAGACTATCGCAACCACCTGTATTCCAACTATGTTCTATGACTAAATTTGAGTTAAACACAAAACGTGTCGCTAATCCATTAGGATCATCATCGTCGTCATCGTCATCGTCATCTTCTTGCATTTCTTCATTTTGAGATGAATTATCCTCCGATGAACAACTTACAATAACAAAAAATAAAAGACTATATGCGAATACATAACTTAATTTAATCCCTAGTACTTTATTTAGATTCATGGCTTTTTATTTTCGAAATAAAGGAATTACGGTCTATCTGACTACTAGATTAATTTGATTTTAATGATGTATTGGTGTCTATAATTACTTATTTTAAAATTTATCAACCCTTCAAATGTGCTTAAAGTGAAACTACATTATCTTTTAGTTGCTATATGGTAAATTATATTCGTTTTTATTTCTGCAAAACGTCTAAACATTTCCATAACTCCACAGTATTTATCAACAGACAAATTTACTGCGCGTTCACATTTTTTTTTGTTTAAATCCGATCCATAAAAATGATAGTCAACAACTACAGAATGATAATATTTTGGGTGTTCATCGGTTAACTCACCTGAAACTTCAATTTTAAAGTCGTCTATCTCCTCTTTCATTTTGTCTAAAGTAGAAATGACATCTAAGCCAGAGCAACCTGCTAAAGAAGATAACATCATAGCTTTAGGAGATAATCCAAAGCGCTCATTTTGACCCTCAATATCAGTATCCATTATGACAGATTTTCCGCTTGGGTTATCCGATTCAAAGGTTAATCCACCTTTCCAATGTGTTGTTATTTTATGAGACAATTTCTTTTAATTTAATTATTAGAACTCCTATCTTGTACATTCAAAAATACGACTTAAAAAAAACAAATATGGCATTAGTAACACCCTTATCTGCTGAGCATGATTTAGAAACTAAAGAATTAGCAGAATTCTTTAATGAAACCCTTGGGTTTTGTCCAAATTCAGTCTTAACGATGCAACGCAGACCTGCAATATCTAAAGCATTTATTAATTTAAATAAAGCCGTGATGGCAAATGAGGGCCGTGTCACTTCAGCACTTAAACGTATGATTGCTTGGGTAAGTAGCAACTCAACAGGTTGTCGTTATTGCCAAGCGCATGCTATAAGAGCAGCCGAACGTTATGGTGCGGAACAAGAGCAACTAGATAATATCTGGGAATACAGAACACATCCTGCTTTTTCTGATGCAGAACGTGCGGCTTTAGATTTCTCCCTACAAGCGTCTATGGTACCAAATGCTGTTGATGCAGAAATTAAAGAACGTTTATACAAGTATTGGGATGAAGGTGAAATTGTAGAAATGCTAGGTGTGATTTCTTTGTTTGGTTACCTCAACCGCTGGAATGATTCTATGGGAACAGATATTGAAGATGGTGCCGTTGAAAGTGGAAACAAATATTTAGGAAAACATGGTTATGAGGTTGGGAAACATGATGGAAGCCAATACTAGATTGCTAGACTTTTAAATAAATTAAGTAAGCCTTGCCAGAAATGGTGAGGTTTTTTTTAAAAGTTTAATTGAATTTCTTACAAAAATCTCTCTTTTGCATTTAATAAATGAGTGATTATGAAGAGAAATCAAAAAACGCTTAATTGAAACCTTTAAATGAAAAATCAATTGAAGAAAATTAAACCACTTTTAAAATCAATTCTTTAACCTTCTTCTGCAACTCAGAAACCACCAATTCCTCAAACCAAGGATTCTTACTCCTCCAAAAACGATTAGTCGGTGATGGATGTGGAATAGGGAAATATTTTGGTAAATAACCTTTATAATCACCAACGGTTTCAGTTAATGTTCGTTTTGCTTTATCCTTTAAATAATACTTCTGCGCATGAGCTCCAATTAAAATTATCAACTCTACTTTAGGCATTTTATCTAACAATTGATCATGCCATTGTGGTGCACATTCTGGTCTTGGTGGTAAATCGCCTGTTTTTGCTTTTCCTGGATAACAAAATCCCATTGGCATAATAGCAAAGTTTTGGGTATTGTAAAATTGCTCATCAGTAACATTGAGCCATTGTCTTAGTTTCTTTCCGCTTTGATCATCCCAAGGAATTCCTGATTCATGTACTTTAGTTCCTGGCGCTTGCCCTATTATTATAATTTTAGAATTAATATGAGCTGTGACTACTGGTCTTGGACCTAATGGTAAATGTGCTTTACAAATTGTGCATTGGCTGATGTTGTGAAATAATTCTTTCATTATTTTTTCCCACCGACAATAATAACAATCTCTCCTTTTGGTGGCTTATTGGTGTAATGTTTTATTACTTCTTTAGCAGTTCCTCTAACAGTCTCTTCATAGAGTTTGGTTAACTCTCTAGAAACAGACACCAATCTATCTTCTCCAAAATAGTCACAGAAATGCCCTAAAGTCTTTACTAACTTATGTGGACTTTCATAAAAAATCATGGTTCTAGTTTCTTCGGCTAGTAATAAAAGTCGAGTTTGACGACCTTTCTTTACAGGTAAAAACCCTTCAAACACAAACTTGTCATTTGGTAATCCACTATTAACTAAAGCGGGTACAAAAGCTGTGGCTCCTGGTAAGCAATCTACTTCAATATTGTTTTCTACACAGGCTCTCACTAACAAAAACCCTGGATCAGAAATTGCTGGAGTACCAGCATCGCTAATCACTGCGATAGATAATCCGGATTTCAGTTTTTCAACCAATCCATTCACCGTTTTATGCTCGTTATGCATATGATGACTTTGCATCTGAGTAGCAATTTCAAAGTACTTTAAAAGCTTTCCAGAAGTTCGGGTGTCTTCTGCTAAAATTAAATCTACTTCCTTTAAAATCCCAATAGCTCTAAAGGTGATGTCTTTGAGATTTCCTATTGGAGTTGGTACAAGGTAAAGTTTACTCATTAATCTCTAATATATTTACCTAAAAAGTAAGAAGGGAAAATTACAATTAAGCCATAAAGTGAAAAACCTATAATCCCATGACCAGCATAATGATGCGCTACTGTTGCTAAAACCAAATCAAAGAAAAAACCAGCATAAGCCCATTCTGTTAGCCAAGTATTTGGTCTCCAAAGTATCATAGCAACTCCTAAGACTTTTACGATTGCTAAAGGAATAACAATATATGTTGGATAATTAAAACTCTCAAAAAAGTCTTTAACCATATCCGTTTTAGTGAAATACATAAAAGCCGATTTCAGGAAGATTCCACACAAAACGGCAGTACTAATCCAATACACAATTTGCTTGTTTCGCATCTATTTAATTGAATTTACCTTCTACAATTTCTATAAAACGCTCTTCATACTCTGATTTTCCTTCCCAGTTATTATAGTCTGGCTTTACCATTTCCAAGATGAGTTTTTGTGCTTCTGGCAAGGTGTCAGTAGTATTGATTTGAGAAATAACACGATCGTAGTCTTCGTTTTTACCTTCAAATAAATGCTTTATAAAAGCTAACTTATCGTTGAGTCCAATTTGTAAACTCTGACCTTTCAATTTATCATTTAAAGATTTTTTAGTGTTTTCCGCTTCACGTTTTTGTGCCTCTTCTATAGGTTCAAATTCCGGTATTTCTGCAAAATCAGAAGTTATGGTTTCAAATTCAATTGTGGTAGGCACTTCTTTAGAAATAGCTTCCTCAACAATAACATCAACTTTTTGGGCTTCTTCTGGCATTTGAGCAACCATGTCTTTAATCTTCTCCATTACCGGTTCCATAATACCATCATCTTCGACCTCATCTAAATTCACATAGGTTTTATTTCCAACTTCAATATTATCACTAATCTTATTATTGAATGCTGTATCTAGCATGTCAAAAAATGAAGAATCATTGCCTATAGTTGGCATATCATCTTCAAAATTCTCTTGTGCAAATTTTAAAACTGTCAATTTTTCGTAGAGTTTAGAAACTTCTTCGTGCATTCTATCTACGTCCTCTCTACCTTTTAGCTTTAGAATCCTATGTGCTATGCTAACTAATTCTGATTCTAATTTCTTTTTCATGAATTTTACTTTTGATTTTTGATAAATTTGATTGACCTTTATACAAACGAAAATATACTCCGTTTTAGTGCTAAAATTACGAAATGTTTCTTGAAAATACGGTAAATCATAAAGAACAATTTGGGTGGATTGAAGTGATTTGTGGGTCGATGTTCTCTGGTAAGACTGAAGAATTGATTCGTAGATTAAAACGCGCCAAATTTGCTAGACAAAAGGTTGAAATTTTTAAACCTGCTGTAGATGTGCGCTATGATGAAGACATGGTTGTGTCTCACGACTCTAACGAAATTCGCTCTACTCCTGTACCTGCAGCTGCAAATATTCCGATTTTAGCAGACGATTGTGATGTTGTTGGTATAGACGAAGCACAATTTTTTGATGATGAGATTATACGAGTATGTAACGACTTGGCTAATAAAGGCATTCGGGTTATTGTTGCAGGACTTGATATGGATTTTAAGGGTAATCCTTTTGGCCCTATGCCCTATCTTATGGCTACTGCAGAATATGTCACCAAAGTCCATGCGATTTGTACAAAAACAGGCAACTTAGCGCAATACAGTTATAGAAAAGCTGCAAGTGATGATTTAGTTTTGTTAGGAGAAGTAGAAGAATACGAACCTTTGAGTAGAGCTGCTTATTATAAAAGTATGCTACGAGATAAAGTAAGGCAAATGAAAGTGAATGATGCAGAAGAAATTGATTCTAAACAAAAGAAATCTGATGCCTAAAGCTTTAGAAACTATTCTCGAAATTGATTTAGGTGCTTTAACGCATAACTTCAATTATTTAAAATCTAAATT
Coding sequences within:
- a CDS encoding OsmC family protein, which encodes MSHKITTHWKGGLTFESDNPSGKSVIMDTDIEGQNERFGLSPKAMMLSSLAGCSGLDVISTLDKMKEEIDDFKIEVSGELTDEHPKYYHSVVVDYHFYGSDLNKKKCERAVNLSVDKYCGVMEMFRRFAEIKTNIIYHIATKR
- a CDS encoding carboxymuconolactone decarboxylase family protein, which translates into the protein MALVTPLSAEHDLETKELAEFFNETLGFCPNSVLTMQRRPAISKAFINLNKAVMANEGRVTSALKRMIAWVSSNSTGCRYCQAHAIRAAERYGAEQEQLDNIWEYRTHPAFSDAERAALDFSLQASMVPNAVDAEIKERLYKYWDEGEIVEMLGVISLFGYLNRWNDSMGTDIEDGAVESGNKYLGKHGYEVGKHDGSQY
- a CDS encoding thymidine kinase, with protein sequence MFLENTVNHKEQFGWIEVICGSMFSGKTEELIRRLKRAKFARQKVEIFKPAVDVRYDEDMVVSHDSNEIRSTPVPAAANIPILADDCDVVGIDEAQFFDDEIIRVCNDLANKGIRVIVAGLDMDFKGNPFGPMPYLMATAEYVTKVHAICTKTGNLAQYSYRKAASDDLVLLGEVEEYEPLSRAAYYKSMLRDKVRQMKVNDAEEIDSKQKKSDA
- a CDS encoding DoxX family protein, whose product is MRNKQIVYWISTAVLCGIFLKSAFMYFTKTDMVKDFFESFNYPTYIVIPLAIVKVLGVAMILWRPNTWLTEWAYAGFFFDLVLATVAHHYAGHGIIGFSLYGLIVIFPSYFLGKYIRD
- the recJ gene encoding single-stranded-DNA-specific exonuclease RecJ codes for the protein MHWTLKPKPDPLKVEALKKELQVDDIVATLLLQRGITTYESAKTFFRPSFDDLHDPFLMKDMDKAVVRIEKAIVNGENVLVYGDYDVDGTTSVALMSSYLKTRLESIATYIPDRYDEGYGISYKGIDFANDNDFTLIIALDCGVKAIDKIAYAQEKGIDFIICDHHRPGDQLPDAVAVLDPKRGDCEYPFKELCGCGVGFKLITALASNQGQSVEDLTEYLDLVATAIGADIVPIVEENRALAYFGLQVINTKPRPGMKAIIAEVKKDELTITDVVFIIAPRINAAGRMKHGNHAVTLLTETDFNLAAAYAVDIDQFNTDRRETDKRITEEALIQIEENNEQKGFTTVVYREDWHKGVIGIVASRLTETYFRPTLVFTKSGDKLAASARSVKGFDVYNALEACSEYIEQFGGHKYAAGLTLLPENYDAFKAKFENIVKKSIDQKLLIPEIKVDLKIELGQINDKLMRILKQFAPFGPGNMSPTFMSQGVKDTGWGKCVGEDDKHIRLTATQSFNDKIACIGFGLGDKIDVIKSKRPFSITYSIDENHWNGKISLQLKLKDIKE
- the rsmI gene encoding 16S rRNA (cytidine(1402)-2'-O)-methyltransferase; translated protein: MSKLYLVPTPIGNLKDITFRAIGILKEVDLILAEDTRTSGKLLKYFEIATQMQSHHMHNEHKTVNGLVEKLKSGLSIAVISDAGTPAISDPGFLLVRACVENNIEVDCLPGATAFVPALVNSGLPNDKFVFEGFLPVKKGRQTRLLLLAEETRTMIFYESPHKLVKTLGHFCDYFGEDRLVSVSRELTKLYEETVRGTAKEVIKHYTNKPPKGEIVIIVGGKK
- a CDS encoding uracil-DNA glycosylase family protein, whose protein sequence is MKELFHNISQCTICKAHLPLGPRPVVTAHINSKIIIIGQAPGTKVHESGIPWDDQSGKKLRQWLNVTDEQFYNTQNFAIMPMGFCYPGKAKTGDLPPRPECAPQWHDQLLDKMPKVELIILIGAHAQKYYLKDKAKRTLTETVGDYKGYLPKYFPIPHPSPTNRFWRSKNPWFEELVVSELQKKVKELILKVV